The Alphaproteobacteria bacterium LSUCC0719 nucleotide sequence GTTATGAGCCGATGTTTGGCTACCGCCTCGAAAATCTTGACCGCCGATATCTTCGCGTCGGCGCCATCAACATACCCGACCAGAACGGGTTCCTGCCGATGAAGAACCCGTCCTGCTATGTATATCCTGACGAAAACACCTGTCGTCCCGGAGCACATTTCAATGCCAAACAGTTCAATGATCTTCAGTTGCTGACTGTCTATGGTAATTTGTCGGCAAAGACTTCTGCGCTTCGCAGTGTGCTGAATTTGGTTGCTGGTGCAGCGTTCGCAATCACAATTGCCACTATGATTGGCGGGATATGGTGGACGCGCCGCCGACGGCCGTTAGATGATGCCGTTGACAAGGCGTCCTGAGGCTCATTTTAACTGTCTGAAACTCCAGAAGTTATGAAGCAGAAATGACAGAACCGGTATGGTGGCGACCACCGCCACAATTCCAATTCGGTAATCAAGGCCCTGTGCATCGGCAACTGCGGCGATCGCCGCGGATAATCCACCGCAGGCGCCTGTGACACTGAGAAACCGAATAAAGGAACGGACTTCCAGTTTTGCCCCAAAGGTAATGCGCGCATTGACCATGAACGAAACGGTGGCGGCAATGATAAAAGCAATACCGTTTGCTGTGGAAGGCGCGGCCATAGACGATTCAACGAGCGTAGCTGCGACCACCACATGAATGGCGGTCACGCCAACGCCAATGAGGCCAAACTTGACGAAGCGTGACAGAAAAGACACGGCTTCTACTGCCTAGCCATCAGATTTACGGGCCAGCATAACAACACTGAGACCAGCAAGCTTGTTTAGTTTCATCAGCGCCGTTTCGGCCCGACATATCCGATAGGCAATCTGGTTCACCAGTTTGCCATGAACACGCATATTGCTTTGTGGAGATCCACCTGGAGCTATCCGCTCTTTCAGCCTCATTGCCGCTGCGAACGGGAACGCCGCGCCGAAGAAATAATGTGATTGTATAATCTTGAAGCCAGCGCCGCTTACAAGTTCGGTCAGGCTATCAAGTGTGTAGCGTCGGAAATGTTCTAGAAAGACGTCATGACCACTCCATAAGAATTGAAATGCGGGAACAGTCACGAACAGATGTGTTCCAGGGTGCGCAATACCTGCATAGTAATTAAGGAAGCCTGTATCATCCTCAATATGTTCTAGGACATCCATCATCACCATCAGGTCGCAATCGGTGCTCTGGACAGATTTGGTAAAGCGAAGCGTCTTGTTCCCAATCTGCTCTGCAGTGTCGGACGCGTAGCCAGGATCCACACAGGTGACCCTAAGGGAAGTGGTTTGCGACAGTATCTGCCGGGCAAAAAACCCTGATCCAGAGCCGATATCCATTACGCTGTCCAGTTTCAATCCTGACAGGTGCGAAAGCATCATTTCAGATTTGGAACGATAATACCAATGGTTCGCCGCATCATCTCCAGCAAGTTCAAGTTCCTTCAGATCCATTGCTGATGAGCCTTCAATAGTCCTCGCCAGAATGAATTTTGCGGATGATGTAAACCGGACGACGTTTCGACTCGAAGTAACTACGCCCAAGATACTCGCCAAGCACACCGATGCCAATCAATTGCATCCCGCCAAGGAACAGCAACACGACCATCAGTGATGCGTAACCCGGCACATCAATGCCGTAGACGAGAACCCGCACAACTATGAATGTCGCAAACACTAACGACATTAATGACACCACAAGTCCAAGAATATGCCATAGTCGAAGGGGGGCAAGGCTGAAACTGGTAAAGCCTTGAATGGCAAAATCCAGAAGCTGACCAAAATTGAATTTTGACTGCCCTGCAGAACGCGTCTCACGCACATAACTTACAGAAGTAGTGCGGAATCCAACCCAGGCGAACAAACCCTTCATGAACCGCTGGTTCTCTGGCAGTCGTCGCAGGGCGGCTACCACGACTTTGTCCATCAATCGAAAGTCACCGCAATTTGTTGGGATGCCAGGCGAGCTAAACCGGTTGTGGATCCAGTAGAAAAGCCGGGCGCTCTGGCTCTTGGCTAGAGAATCATTCGATCTATCAGATCTCTGTGCAAGAACCACTTCCCAGCCATCTTCCCATTTGGCAATCATGTCTACGATAACATGTGGCGGATCCTGAAGATCGACATCAATGGGAATGACCGCATCACCCCCTGCATGATCAATGCCAGCCGACAAGGCTGCTTCCTTGCCAAAGTTGCGGCTTAGCTCGATGATTTGCACTGGCATGCCAGAGGCGGCAAATTCACGAAGCCTCGGCAATGTATTATCAGTGCTACCATCGTCGACGAAGATATATTCGAAACGATAGTCGCGAATATCGCTAAGGTGACCGGCCACCTCCGCTATAAAGCCAGCCACGGTGTCTTCTTCATTCAGAACCGGAATGATCAAGCTTATCGTCTTGGGTTTTTCGTTCACCCGCTACACCAAAAAAACTCGAAGGATACAGATAACCCAACTCGCGATACAAACATCACAAATCCGTCATA carries:
- a CDS encoding GtrA family protein, which translates into the protein MSFLSRFVKFGLIGVGVTAIHVVVAATLVESSMAAPSTANGIAFIIAATVSFMVNARITFGAKLEVRSFIRFLSVTGACGGLSAAIAAVADAQGLDYRIGIVAVVATIPVLSFLLHNFWSFRQLK
- a CDS encoding glycosyltransferase family 2 protein — its product is MNEKPKTISLIIPVLNEEDTVAGFIAEVAGHLSDIRDYRFEYIFVDDGSTDNTLPRLREFAASGMPVQIIELSRNFGKEAALSAGIDHAGGDAVIPIDVDLQDPPHVIVDMIAKWEDGWEVVLAQRSDRSNDSLAKSQSARLFYWIHNRFSSPGIPTNCGDFRLMDKVVVAALRRLPENQRFMKGLFAWVGFRTTSVSYVRETRSAGQSKFNFGQLLDFAIQGFTSFSLAPLRLWHILGLVVSLMSLVFATFIVVRVLVYGIDVPGYASLMVVLLFLGGMQLIGIGVLGEYLGRSYFESKRRPVYIIRKIHSGEDY
- a CDS encoding methyltransferase domain-containing protein, with the translated sequence MDLKELELAGDDAANHWYYRSKSEMMLSHLSGLKLDSVMDIGSGSGFFARQILSQTTSLRVTCVDPGYASDTAEQIGNKTLRFTKSVQSTDCDLMVMMDVLEHIEDDTGFLNYYAGIAHPGTHLFVTVPAFQFLWSGHDVFLEHFRRYTLDSLTELVSGAGFKIIQSHYFFGAAFPFAAAMRLKERIAPGGSPQSNMRVHGKLVNQIAYRICRAETALMKLNKLAGLSVVMLARKSDG